In Candidatus Zixiibacteriota bacterium, the following are encoded in one genomic region:
- a CDS encoding DNA-directed RNA polymerase subunit alpha, which yields MKWKPLTMPKEIVSDQSSSGDNYSRFIMEPLERGYGTTLGVALRRALLSSIQGAAVVALRMRGVQHEFSTVPGVYEDVTNIVLNVKKMICVMHGDGRRTMRLKANQKGVVTAGMFGGDTEVQILNPDLRICEITDNIDFEMEVDIDTGRGYSSAETNQWEDAPAGTIFVDSLFSPVTKVAFQVDNTRVGQKTDYDRLIMEIGTNGAITPEDALSYAAKLLKDHLRLFIHMDEEVMVSEEPSEDEEVVRVRNLLRTRVDELELSVRSSNCLRAANIQTLEDLVTKTEADMLKYRNFGRKSLNEIGTLLEGMGLSFGMDISRYLETQKTN from the coding sequence ATGAAATGGAAGCCCCTGACAATGCCCAAAGAAATCGTCTCCGATCAATCATCGTCCGGAGATAATTACTCCCGGTTCATAATGGAGCCGCTGGAACGCGGCTACGGCACCACGCTGGGTGTCGCGCTGCGCCGCGCTTTGCTGTCATCCATCCAGGGCGCCGCCGTGGTGGCCCTGCGCATGAGAGGCGTTCAGCATGAGTTTTCCACCGTGCCGGGTGTCTACGAGGACGTCACCAATATCGTCCTGAACGTCAAGAAGATGATCTGCGTCATGCACGGCGACGGCCGCCGTACCATGAGGCTCAAAGCGAACCAGAAAGGGGTCGTAACGGCCGGTATGTTCGGCGGCGACACTGAGGTTCAAATTCTCAATCCCGACCTGCGCATTTGTGAAATCACCGATAATATCGACTTCGAGATGGAAGTCGACATCGATACCGGTCGGGGTTACAGCAGTGCTGAAACCAACCAGTGGGAAGACGCGCCGGCCGGGACGATTTTTGTCGATTCGCTCTTCTCGCCGGTGACCAAAGTCGCCTTCCAGGTGGATAACACCCGCGTGGGCCAGAAGACCGACTATGATCGCCTGATCATGGAGATAGGCACGAACGGCGCCATCACGCCTGAGGACGCCCTCAGTTATGCTGCCAAGCTCCTGAAGGATCACCTCAGGCTGTTCATCCACATGGACGAAGAGGTTATGGTTTCCGAGGAGCCGAGCGAAGACGAGGAAGTGGTACGTGTGCGCAATCTTTTGAGAACCCGCGTGGACGAGCTGGAGCTGTCGGTACGGTCGTCTAACTGCTTGCGGGCGGCCAATATACAAACTCTTGAAGACCTGGTCACCAAGACCGAGGCCGACATGCTGAAATACCGCAACTTCGGGCGCAAGTCCCTCAATGAGATCGGCACGCTGCTCGAGGGGATGGGCCTTTCATTCGGCATGGACATCTCCCGCTACCTGGAGACGCAGAAAACGAACTGA
- the rpmJ gene encoding 50S ribosomal protein L36, with protein MKVRSSIKKRCEHCKIIRRRGVLRVICKKNPSHKQRQG; from the coding sequence ATGAAAGTACGGTCGTCGATAAAAAAGCGCTGTGAACACTGCAAGATTATCCGTCGTCGTGGTGTGCTTCGTGTAATCTGCAAGAAGAACCCCAGCCACAAACAGAGGCAGGGTTGA
- a CDS encoding MerR family transcriptional regulator — protein MKETVLDEKKYYSISEAARITGLEAYVLRYWEKEFPILRPRKNRGGNRLYTSKDIEMINRIKHLRQNEGLTISGARAKLTMRRGGEERIEALTKARIRTILGKMRKDVEDLLELFS, from the coding sequence ATGAAAGAAACTGTTCTCGACGAGAAGAAGTACTATTCCATCAGCGAGGCAGCGCGAATCACTGGCCTCGAAGCATACGTGTTGCGATACTGGGAAAAGGAGTTTCCCATTCTGAGGCCCCGCAAGAACCGCGGCGGCAACCGGTTGTACACATCGAAGGATATCGAGATGATCAACCGGATTAAGCACTTGCGCCAGAATGAGGGACTGACTATCTCCGGCGCCCGCGCCAAGCTGACTATGAGGCGCGGCGGCGAGGAGCGGATCGAGGCCCTCACCAAGGCCAGGATTCGAACCATCCTGGGCAAAATGAGGAAGGATGTCGAAGACCTGCTCGAACTTTTCTCTTGA
- a CDS encoding TIGR00725 family protein yields the protein MAVERKPIIAIVGAGKCSKKLRDKAALVARHVVKSGGVIVCGGMGGIMEGAARGAWEGGGVSIGLLPSEDRSDANKFITFAIPTGFGEARNLMVIRAADAVVAFPGKYGTLSEMAFALKIGKPLISIAAWKLGDEIIQIDDAVQAADKALELAKAAMG from the coding sequence ATGGCAGTTGAAAGGAAACCGATAATCGCCATAGTCGGTGCGGGCAAATGCTCGAAGAAACTTCGTGACAAGGCGGCCCTGGTCGCCCGCCACGTGGTCAAAAGCGGCGGAGTTATTGTATGCGGGGGCATGGGAGGTATTATGGAGGGAGCGGCCCGCGGCGCCTGGGAAGGGGGCGGGGTTTCGATTGGTTTATTGCCCTCCGAGGACCGTTCCGATGCCAACAAGTTCATTACCTTTGCCATCCCCACCGGTTTCGGCGAGGCCCGGAACCTGATGGTCATCAGGGCGGCCGACGCGGTGGTCGCATTTCCCGGCAAATACGGTACGCTCTCCGAGATGGCTTTTGCCCTTAAGATAGGCAAGCCGCTGATCTCAATCGCAGCGTGGAAGCTGGGCGACGAGATCATTCAGATCGACGATGCCGTCCAGGCTGCCGACAAGGCCCTGGAGTTGGCCAAAGCCGCGATGGGATGA
- the rpsK gene encoding 30S ribosomal protein S11, whose amino-acid sequence MAELKKKTKKKASRVDSNGVVHIKATFNNTIITVSDSTGKTISWGTAGKVGFKGSKKSTPFAAQMAASTAAREAMAMGLRRVEVWVKGPGSGREAAIRSLAAAGLEVTVIRDVTPIPHNGCRPPKRRRV is encoded by the coding sequence GTGGCAGAACTGAAAAAGAAGACTAAGAAGAAGGCCTCCCGGGTCGATTCCAACGGGGTCGTCCACATCAAGGCGACCTTCAACAATACGATTATTACCGTGAGTGATTCGACCGGCAAGACCATATCCTGGGGCACCGCCGGCAAGGTCGGCTTCAAAGGCTCAAAAAAGTCGACTCCGTTTGCTGCTCAGATGGCTGCCAGCACGGCGGCCCGTGAGGCGATGGCCATGGGTCTGCGACGCGTCGAGGTCTGGGTCAAGGGTCCGGGCTCTGGTCGTGAAGCGGCGATTCGTTCGCTCGCGGCGGCCGGATTGGAGGTGACCGTGATCCGTGACGTCACCCCGATCCCACACAACGGTTGCAGGCCGCCCAAGCGGCGCCGCGTGTGA
- the infA gene encoding translation initiation factor IF-1: MAKEETITVEGEVVEPLPNAMFRVKLDNGHIVLAHISGKMRMHFIKILPGDKVTLELSPYDLSRGRITYRYK; encoded by the coding sequence ATGGCCAAGGAAGAAACCATTACGGTTGAAGGTGAAGTTGTTGAACCGCTGCCAAACGCGATGTTTCGAGTGAAGCTGGACAACGGCCATATTGTCCTGGCGCACATTTCGGGCAAGATGAGGATGCATTTTATAAAGATTCTACCGGGCGACAAGGTGACTCTGGAGCTATCGCCTTACGATCTCTCCAGGGGTCGTATCACTTATCGCTATAAGTAA
- the map gene encoding type I methionyl aminopeptidase: protein MIRLKTKEEIEIMRRAGAVVAGALNMIGREIKPGMTTAQLDALIEDYIRSMGAIPAFKGYQGFPASACISVEDEVVHGIPGKRKIREGEIVSIDVGSIVEGFHGDSARTYAVGAISDDKHRLMETTLRSLLSAIDKARKGNRLGEVSAEVQRVAEDQGFGVVRRLVGHGIGRDLWEEPQVPNFGSPTDGPILQSGMVVAIEPMVNMGTFDVRTMPDGWTVVTADGQPSAHFEHTVAITDNGPDILTLA from the coding sequence GTGATACGACTGAAAACGAAAGAAGAGATCGAGATCATGCGCCGGGCAGGCGCTGTGGTCGCCGGTGCGCTCAACATGATCGGGCGTGAGATCAAGCCGGGCATGACGACTGCACAACTCGACGCCCTGATCGAGGATTACATCCGGTCCATGGGCGCCATTCCCGCCTTCAAGGGGTACCAGGGCTTTCCAGCCTCGGCTTGTATCTCGGTCGAGGATGAAGTCGTTCACGGCATCCCGGGCAAGCGCAAGATTAGAGAGGGCGAGATCGTCTCCATAGACGTCGGTAGCATAGTCGAGGGTTTCCACGGCGATTCGGCTCGCACATACGCCGTAGGTGCGATTTCCGATGATAAGCACCGCCTTATGGAAACGACCTTGCGTTCGCTCCTTAGCGCTATTGACAAGGCCCGCAAAGGCAATAGATTAGGCGAGGTTTCGGCTGAGGTCCAACGGGTGGCCGAGGACCAGGGCTTCGGCGTGGTGCGCCGGCTGGTCGGTCACGGTATCGGTCGCGATTTATGGGAGGAACCCCAGGTACCCAATTTCGGTTCTCCCACCGATGGTCCCATTCTGCAGTCCGGGATGGTGGTAGCTATCGAACCGATGGTCAACATGGGCACATTTGACGTCAGGACCATGCCTGATGGCTGGACCGTGGTTACGGCCGATGGGCAGCCGTCGGCGCACTTCGAGCATACTGTGGCTATTACGGATAATGGGCCCGATATTTTGACTCTGGCGTGA
- a CDS encoding adenine phosphoribosyltransferase produces MPMQELKRYIREVPDFPKPGINFYDISTLLQDAVGFNLALDHMERYATSRRTEKIVAIEARGFVFGAALADRMNVGLVIARKPGKLPYKTVAQEYELEYGTDRIEIHADAINSGERVLVVDDLIATGGTLAAACKLVEKLGGRVVGISSVIGLDFLPYKDRLAGYDVHYLVSYDSE; encoded by the coding sequence ATGCCTATGCAGGAGTTGAAGCGATACATACGCGAAGTGCCGGACTTTCCCAAACCGGGAATAAACTTCTATGACATCTCCACGCTGCTGCAGGACGCCGTCGGGTTCAATCTTGCTCTGGACCACATGGAGCGGTACGCCACCAGTCGTCGAACTGAAAAGATTGTCGCTATCGAGGCCCGTGGCTTCGTGTTCGGCGCGGCGCTGGCGGACCGCATGAATGTCGGTTTGGTGATTGCTCGTAAACCGGGCAAGCTGCCTTACAAGACCGTGGCGCAGGAATACGAACTCGAGTACGGCACGGATCGGATTGAAATACACGCCGATGCCATCAACAGCGGCGAGCGTGTGCTCGTTGTCGATGACCTGATCGCTACTGGTGGTACGCTCGCGGCGGCATGCAAGCTGGTCGAGAAGCTAGGCGGGCGAGTAGTTGGCATATCATCTGTTATTGGACTCGATTTTCTTCCCTACAAGGACAGGCTCGCCGGCTACGATGTCCACTATCTTGTTTCCTACGATTCTGAATAG
- a CDS encoding acylphosphatase, translating to MNRRKVEMMISGVVQGVGFRYFVYRAARELGIVGWARNLPDGRVQVVAEGEPAHLEAFIDELRQGPRLAQVQDIRLRWVQADNRFSTFNIE from the coding sequence ATGAACCGCCGTAAAGTGGAGATGATGATCTCCGGGGTGGTCCAGGGGGTCGGATTTCGCTATTTTGTTTATCGTGCGGCCCGGGAACTGGGAATTGTCGGATGGGCGCGAAACTTGCCCGACGGTCGAGTGCAGGTTGTGGCCGAAGGCGAACCGGCGCATCTCGAAGCGTTTATTGATGAATTGAGGCAGGGACCCCGCCTGGCGCAGGTTCAGGACATAAGGCTGCGCTGGGTCCAGGCTGACAACAGGTTTTCAACCTTCAACATTGAGTGA
- a CDS encoding NAD(P)H-dependent glycerol-3-phosphate dehydrogenase: MAERVTILGAGAWGLAVSRLLDLKDCEIILWEFDTDDYHRLVTTRANPRKLPSFRLGDRVTLTDNLAESLVGAEVVVVAIAAQHVRSVIRRCRGRLGNNAIVVNLAKGIEGGSLRRMSEVIAEESGLAREHIVTVSGPSHAEEVVMDMPTTVVAASYSSELAARIQELFSVGNFRVYMSDDLIGVELGGSLKNIIAIAAGVADGLSLGDNSKGALLTRGLAEITRLGLAMGAQAETFAGLSGVGDLVTTCFSRHSRNRYVGERIGRGEKLVDILAGMSQVAEGVETTRSGRDLAHRHGVEMPITEEVYRVLFEDKDAREALGNLMGRKLRAEIWQ; this comes from the coding sequence ATGGCTGAACGGGTCACGATTCTCGGCGCCGGGGCCTGGGGGCTGGCGGTGAGCCGCCTACTTGACCTGAAGGACTGCGAGATCATACTCTGGGAATTCGACACTGACGACTACCACCGCCTGGTGACCACCCGCGCCAACCCACGCAAGCTGCCCTCATTTCGGCTCGGTGACCGAGTTACGCTGACTGACAATCTCGCCGAGTCGCTGGTCGGGGCCGAAGTTGTGGTCGTGGCTATTGCCGCACAACATGTCAGGTCGGTTATTCGGCGCTGTCGTGGTCGCCTTGGCAACAACGCTATTGTCGTGAACCTCGCCAAAGGCATCGAAGGCGGCAGCCTCAGACGGATGTCAGAGGTGATCGCCGAAGAGTCGGGCCTAGCTCGCGAGCACATTGTCACCGTGTCCGGTCCATCTCATGCCGAAGAAGTTGTGATGGACATGCCGACGACAGTGGTCGCCGCGTCGTATTCGTCCGAACTTGCGGCGCGCATCCAGGAACTCTTTTCCGTCGGAAACTTCAGAGTTTACATGAGTGACGATCTGATCGGCGTGGAGCTCGGAGGATCGCTGAAGAACATCATAGCGATCGCCGCCGGAGTCGCGGACGGTCTGTCGTTAGGCGACAACAGCAAAGGGGCGCTGCTTACTCGCGGCCTGGCCGAGATCACCCGTCTTGGCCTGGCCATGGGCGCGCAAGCAGAAACCTTTGCCGGGCTGTCGGGGGTGGGCGATCTGGTTACGACCTGCTTCTCGCGGCACAGCCGCAACCGGTATGTCGGTGAGCGGATCGGCCGGGGCGAGAAACTGGTGGACATACTTGCCGGCATGAGCCAGGTTGCCGAAGGGGTGGAAACCACCAGGTCCGGGCGAGACCTGGCGCATCGCCACGGCGTCGAAATGCCGATCACGGAAGAAGTCTACCGGGTGCTCTTTGAGGACAAGGACGCCCGGGAGGCACTGGGTAATCTTATGGGAAGAAAACTGCGCGCTGAAATCTGGCAGTAG
- the surE gene encoding 5'/3'-nucleotidase SurE, with translation MRRKRRILLTNDDGYFSAGITALFDELSRTDDVYLVAPDREQSASSHSLTLAHPLRMHRLDSRHYFTDGTPTDCVMLALHLIFRKKLPDFIVSGINHGANMGDDVTYSGTVAAAIEGAILKIPSIAVSMVAYRPGMPMRRAARFVRRLLDQYHTFGLEPTTFLNVNLPPDAGKPYHQFRFTRQGKREYQDVVIRKNDPRGRDYYWIGGQPRWKSEKGTDFVAIKGGSVSITPMKLDFTDGSALEKLVSGSVKI, from the coding sequence ATGCGCAGGAAACGACGAATCCTCCTGACAAACGACGACGGTTATTTCTCCGCCGGAATTACTGCCCTGTTTGACGAGCTCTCGCGTACCGACGACGTCTACCTTGTGGCGCCGGATCGCGAGCAGTCGGCCTCGTCGCATTCGCTGACGCTGGCCCATCCGCTGCGAATGCATCGCCTCGATTCCCGACACTACTTCACCGATGGCACGCCGACCGATTGCGTCATGCTCGCGTTGCATCTGATCTTTCGGAAAAAACTTCCCGATTTCATCGTGTCCGGCATAAATCACGGGGCTAACATGGGAGACGATGTCACCTACTCCGGAACGGTGGCGGCAGCAATTGAAGGGGCGATCCTCAAGATACCGTCGATAGCCGTCTCCATGGTGGCATACCGGCCTGGAATGCCCATGCGACGGGCGGCCCGGTTTGTTCGTCGGCTTCTCGACCAGTACCATACATTTGGGCTGGAACCGACTACCTTTCTCAACGTCAATCTGCCTCCTGACGCCGGGAAGCCGTATCATCAGTTCCGCTTCACGCGGCAAGGAAAGCGCGAGTATCAGGATGTCGTGATCCGCAAAAACGACCCCCGCGGACGCGATTACTACTGGATCGGCGGCCAGCCGCGTTGGAAGTCGGAAAAGGGGACCGATTTTGTGGCCATAAAAGGGGGATCGGTCTCGATTACCCCCATGAAACTTGATTTCACGGATGGTTCGGCGCTCGAGAAGCTGGTCTCAGGTTCCGTCAAGATATGA
- the plsY gene encoding glycerol-3-phosphate 1-O-acyltransferase PlsY, translating to MLCNAGMVVILTAILAAYLVGAVPFGLLVGRQFGIADIRQVGSGNIGATNVLRSLGMKAAIWVYLLDIGKGVLTVWAASLLGQTVMRTDLFLVVIGLATIMGHVFPVYLGFRGGKGVATTFGVLLVLLPLVTLLAGAVFLAVVLTTRYVSLASIAAGLTFPVTVTVERLLLHQSVSPVYWALTGIIGLFVPLTHRANIRRLLAGTEHRFTFSGSRENAHG from the coding sequence GTGCTGTGTAATGCTGGCATGGTAGTTATCCTCACAGCCATTCTGGCCGCTTATCTTGTCGGAGCAGTACCATTCGGTCTGCTCGTGGGGCGTCAGTTTGGCATAGCGGATATCCGCCAGGTTGGCTCGGGCAACATCGGTGCAACTAACGTCCTGCGCAGCCTCGGCATGAAAGCCGCCATCTGGGTCTATCTGCTTGACATCGGCAAAGGAGTGCTGACCGTGTGGGCGGCGTCGCTCTTGGGACAAACCGTCATGCGTACGGATCTCTTTCTCGTGGTGATAGGCCTGGCGACCATCATGGGTCACGTCTTCCCGGTGTATCTTGGTTTCAGGGGCGGCAAAGGTGTAGCTACCACGTTCGGCGTGCTTCTGGTGCTCCTGCCTCTGGTCACACTGCTGGCCGGGGCAGTTTTCCTCGCCGTTGTTCTGACGACTCGTTATGTGTCTTTGGCATCTATTGCCGCCGGCCTGACCTTTCCCGTTACCGTGACAGTCGAGCGCCTGCTCCTGCACCAGTCCGTCTCGCCAGTGTACTGGGCGCTTACCGGGATTATTGGGTTGTTTGTCCCGCTGACCCACAGGGCAAACATCCGACGATTGCTGGCGGGGACCGAGCATCGCTTCACCTTCTCCGGCTCCCGGGAGAACGCTCATGGCTGA
- the rplQ gene encoding 50S ribosomal protein L17, with translation MGHRDKTRKLGMKTPHREAMFANMAMSLVQHRMIKTTDAKAKALRPLVDRLIVTAKKDTLASRRQVARTIHVKDVFKKFYEEVVPQFKDRNSGFTRIMRLGVRRGDGAPMSVVELLTAKPAAEKPPKVKKAAKVGNEAEPAKAGQKP, from the coding sequence ATGGGACACCGAGACAAAACCAGAAAATTGGGCATGAAAACGCCGCACCGTGAGGCGATGTTCGCCAATATGGCCATGTCGCTCGTGCAACACCGGATGATCAAAACCACCGACGCCAAAGCCAAGGCGCTTCGCCCGCTGGTTGACCGACTGATCGTTACGGCGAAGAAGGACACGCTGGCGTCGCGTCGCCAGGTTGCCCGTACCATCCACGTAAAGGACGTCTTCAAGAAATTCTATGAAGAAGTAGTCCCCCAGTTCAAGGATCGCAACTCCGGCTTCACCCGGATCATGCGGCTCGGTGTACGGCGCGGCGACGGGGCCCCGATGTCGGTTGTCGAACTTTTGACTGCCAAACCTGCAGCGGAAAAACCCCCCAAGGTCAAGAAGGCCGCCAAGGTTGGCAATGAGGCAGAACCGGCGAAGGCCGGGCAAAAGCCATAG
- a CDS encoding glycosyltransferase family 2 protein, producing MTELNQYSVLVVVPAYNAAHHLPELIARIRQFVCDDNLLIVNDGSTDNTLNLLKSLNVNFISLRQNRGKGAALASAFRYAIERGYRSVLALDADLQHLPEEIPGFFAKDNGGRLLIGTRRIELEIMPFARWFTNNLTSLIISIFSGARMRDSQSGFRLIPTAALRAMSLKSVRYDFESEMLFKAGALGCPVGEVPISTVYEESRSYIHPFRDTLRFIRQIWKRIWA from the coding sequence ATGACAGAATTAAACCAGTACAGCGTGCTGGTGGTGGTACCGGCTTATAACGCGGCGCACCATCTTCCCGAGCTGATTGCGCGGATAAGACAATTCGTTTGTGATGACAATCTCCTGATCGTTAACGACGGCTCCACCGACAATACGCTGAACCTACTGAAATCACTTAATGTCAATTTTATCTCCTTGAGGCAAAACCGCGGCAAAGGTGCCGCCCTGGCGTCAGCCTTCAGATACGCCATCGAGCGGGGTTACCGTTCGGTGCTTGCGCTCGATGCCGACCTCCAGCATTTACCCGAGGAAATCCCCGGGTTCTTCGCGAAGGACAACGGCGGCCGTCTCCTGATCGGCACGAGAAGAATCGAGCTGGAGATCATGCCGTTTGCCCGCTGGTTTACCAACAATCTGACCTCACTCATCATCTCGATCTTCTCCGGCGCCAGAATGCGCGACAGCCAGTCCGGATTCCGCCTGATCCCGACCGCGGCCCTGAGGGCCATGTCCCTAAAATCGGTGCGGTATGATTTCGAATCGGAGATGCTGTTCAAGGCGGGCGCGCTCGGCTGCCCGGTCGGCGAAGTTCCCATCAGCACTGTTTACGAGGAGTCACGCTCATACATCCACCCGTTCCGGGACACGCTAAGGTTTATTCGCCAGATCTGGAAGCGAATTTGGGCGTAG
- the rpsD gene encoding 30S ribosomal protein S4: MARYREANCKLCRREGEKLFLKGARCLSDKCAIERRQYAPGQHGQGLRRKTSAYGLQLREKQKIRRTYGILERQFHNYFKDASRKTGITGEALVQSLERRLDNIVYRLGFAPSRKAARQLVRHRHILVDGRIVDVPSYQLRAGQLVRIKDKSKRLDMIHDAMKLGRGEEYTWLRLNKAALEGELLHIPARADIPLTANEQLVVELYSK; the protein is encoded by the coding sequence ATGGCTCGATATCGTGAAGCAAACTGTAAGCTCTGTCGCCGGGAAGGTGAGAAGCTGTTCCTGAAGGGCGCGCGCTGTCTTAGCGACAAGTGCGCCATCGAGCGGCGGCAGTACGCCCCCGGTCAGCACGGCCAGGGCCTGCGCCGGAAGACGTCGGCCTACGGCCTGCAACTTCGGGAAAAGCAGAAAATCCGCCGTACCTACGGCATTCTGGAGCGTCAGTTCCACAATTATTTCAAAGATGCCTCTCGCAAGACCGGTATTACCGGCGAGGCGCTGGTCCAGTCGCTGGAGCGCCGTCTGGACAATATCGTGTATCGCCTCGGGTTCGCTCCGTCGCGCAAAGCCGCCCGCCAACTGGTGCGGCATCGGCACATCCTTGTCGACGGACGGATTGTTGATGTTCCGTCTTACCAGTTGCGCGCGGGACAATTAGTCCGCATCAAGGATAAGTCCAAGCGGCTGGATATGATTCACGATGCCATGAAACTGGGACGCGGCGAGGAGTACACCTGGCTGCGCCTCAATAAGGCGGCCCTGGAAGGCGAGCTGCTGCATATACCGGCGCGCGCTGATATTCCGCTCACCGCCAACGAACAGCTCGTTGTCGAGCTCTACTCGAAATAG
- the rpsM gene encoding 30S ribosomal protein S13, with product MARIAGVDLPREKRIEVGLQYIYGVGPFIARQILEKTGVNPDTRVNQLSDADVAKLRSVIETDFTVEGALRAEISMNIKRLIDIGSYRGLRHRRGLPVRGQRTKTNARTRKGPRRSVGGLKKKAPAPK from the coding sequence TTGGCTCGTATTGCCGGAGTTGATTTACCCAGAGAGAAACGCATCGAGGTCGGTCTCCAGTACATTTATGGAGTCGGCCCGTTTATCGCACGACAGATTCTGGAAAAGACCGGTGTCAATCCCGACACCCGCGTAAACCAGTTGTCCGATGCCGACGTGGCCAAGCTGCGCTCGGTGATCGAGACCGATTTCACGGTCGAGGGCGCGCTTCGGGCGGAAATCTCGATGAACATCAAGCGCCTGATAGATATCGGCTCGTACCGTGGCCTGCGTCACCGCCGCGGGCTACCGGTCAGAGGGCAGCGGACCAAAACCAACGCGCGCACGCGCAAAGGGCCGCGCCGCTCGGTTGGCGGACTGAAGAAGAAGGCGCCCGCGCCCAAGTAA